Proteins encoded within one genomic window of Oryza glaberrima chromosome 12, OglaRS2, whole genome shotgun sequence:
- the LOC127757858 gene encoding eukaryotic translation initiation factor 5B-like, whose product MSSSRKTAGPRGGGGAAAAGKKKVGSGPSRVTLERLWEGIARRAEEEEKRAEEERRAEEERAAAEERARREEEEGKARAEEERERREEERRRRRKEEKVREAARRREEQRRRLGIAVVADASGGGGDGDRLRPVYDSRKTKLQAKPHGDAQSEGDTAELLSSKPQLEEEQINVLSIEVAAVADAVELGVGRKSGSSEEDGTISDGDDDSWEDKSLDGFDVQSDGNSPCVTKGETEEKLATSASQVVNPVDIDVAGEVEEDGILDSQDACAIKGDRVLREPICCILGHVDAGKTKLLDCIRHTNVQKGEAGGITQQIGATYVPVEYIKERAKPREGVVIKVPGLLVIDTPGHESFSNMRSRGMSLCDIAVVVVDIMHGLEKQTVESLALLKDRNVRFIVVLNKVDRLCGWKHCPDAPIKKALENQSGDVKKEFQWRLTKVVTQLKENGFNTALYYDNQKFRKVFDIVPTSAISGEGIPDLLLMLVLRSQATMMEKLTFVNTVECTVLEVNDDKDLGTTIDVVLINGVLYKGDQVNVCTKQGPVATIIRDLLTPHPLKELRVKGIYKHHKELKAAQGVKIVARGLKYAIPGTSLIVVKPGDDLGQSEAKNQRNENEEGNVIQEISRLKTCKEGVYVQASTFGILEAIIEHLNSPGVNVPVSGCNLGPIEKKDVMKASAMLKRKEEYAAILAFNVRVMPEADVLASESGVKIVTADTVYKLVDSFNEHIKRSKELKKMQCAVDAVFPCTLKILPNRVYRKKDPFLCDVEVLEGVVKVGTPICVYVGGTVHGLGRISSMQTSNGNQIDSAKRGVVVSVKITGESPKEKTRLYGRHFDESNELISQISRRSIDVLKEYYRDEMNDENWQLIRRLKKLLDIA is encoded by the exons aTGTCGTCGTCGAGGAAGACCGCgggcccccgcggcggcggcggcgcggccgccgcaggGAAGAAGAAGGTGGGTAGTGGGCCGAGCCGGGTGACGCTGGAGAGGCTCTGGGAGGGGATcgcgcggcgggcggaggaggaggagaagcgggcggaggaggagaggagggcggaggaggagagggccgccgcggaggagcgggcgaggcgggaggaggaggaggggaaggcgcgggcggaggaggagagggagcggagggaggaggagaggcggcggaggaggaaggaggagaaggtaagggaggcggcgcggcggagggaggagcagcggcggcggctcggcatcgccgtcgtcgcggatgcttccggcggtggcggtgatggcGATCGTCTCCGGCCTGTGTATGACTCCAGGAAGACTAAATTGCAGGCCAAGCCTCACGGGGATGCCCAATCTGAAGGTGATACGGCAGAATTGCTGAGCTCGAAGCCGCAATTGGAGGAGGAGCAGATCAATGTATTATCTATCGAGGTTGCTGCTGTCGCAGACGCGGTAGAATTGGGAGTGGGAAGGAAAAGTGGATCAtcagaagaggatggcactattagtgatggtgatgatgattcTTGGGAGGACAAGAGCTTGGATGGGTTCGACGTCCAATCTGATGGGAATTCTCCCTGTGTTACAAAAGGGGAAACAGAGGAGAAACTTGCTACTTCTGCTTCCCAGGTTGTTAATCCAGTCGATATCGATGTGGCTGGTGAGGTTGAGGAAGATGGCATCCTTGATTCTCAAGATGCGTGTGCAATCAAGGGTGACAGGGTACTCCGTGAACCGATATGTTGCATCCTCGGCCATGTGGATGCTGGTAAGACAAAGCTCCTTGATTGCATCAGGCACACCAATGTTCAGAAAGGGGAGGCCGGAGGCATCACGCAGCAGATTGGTGCTACCTACGTACCTGTTGAATACATCAAGGAGAGGGCCAAACCCCGTGAAGGCGTCGTCATCAAAGTTCCTGGATTGCTTGTGATTGACACCCCTGGCCACGAGTCGTTCAGTAACATGCGCTCGAGGGGAATGAGTTTGTGTGACATTGCTGTGGTGGTTGTTGACATTATGCATGGGCTTGAGAAGCAGACTGTTGAGTCCCTTGCTCTTCTGAAAGACCGCAATGTGAGGTTCATTGTTGTCTTGAACAAGGTAGACCGGCTTTGTGGGTGGAAACATTGTCCAGATGCACCGATAAAGAAGGCACTCGAGAACCAATCTGGTGATGTCAAAAAGGAATTTCAGTGGAGGTTGACTAAG GTTGTGACACAACTGAAGGAAAATGGCTTCAACACTGCACTGTACTATGACAATCAAAAGTTTCGGAAAGTGTTTGACATAGTCCCAACCAGTGCCATAAG CGGTGAAGGCATTCCAGACCTTCTACTAATGCTGGTGTTAAGGTCCCAAGCGACAATGATGGAGAAGCTAACCTTTGTCAATACAGTGGAG TGTACTGTCCTAGAAGTCAATGATGACAAAGATTTAGGAACTACTATTGATGTAGTGCTGATTAATGGTGTGCTGTACAAAGGTGATCAAGTGAATGTTTGCACTAAACAG GGGCCTGTCGCAACAATTATTAGAGATTTGTTGACCCCTCATCCATTGAAAGAACTGAGAGTTAAG GGCATATATAAGCATCACAAGGAGCTTAAAGCTGCACAGGGGGTAAAGATTGTGGCACGG GGACTGAAATATGCAATTCCAGGCACTTCTCTCATTGTAGTGAAGCCAGGGGACGATCTGGGACAATCTGAAGCCAAAAACCAGAGGAATGAGAATGAAGAGGGAAATGTAATACAAGAAATAAGTAGGCTCAAAACTTGCAAGGAAGGTGTCTATGTGCAAGCTTCTACTTTTGGAATCTTGGAAGCAATTATTGAGCATTTGAACAGCCCTGGTGTGAATGTTCCTGTCAGTGGTTGCAACTTAGGCCCAATCGAGAAGAAAGATGTCATGAAGGCAAGTGCTATGCTGAAGCGGAAAGAAGAGTATGCAGCCATCTTAGCATTTAATGTCAGGGTGATGCCTGAGGCAGATGTCCTTGCATCAGAATCAGGAGTGAAGATTGTTACAGCTGACACAGTGTACAAGCTTGTTGACAGCTTTAATGAACACATTAAAAGATCAAAGGAGTTGAAGAAAATGCAGTGTGCAGTCGATGCAGTGTTCCCATGCACCCTGAAGATTCTGCCAAACCGTGTATACCGTAAGAAGGATCCATTTCTTTGTGATGTTGAAGTCTTGGAAGGTGTTGTCAAG GTGGGAACACCAATTTGTGTCTATGTTGGAGGCACAGTCCATGGTCTTGGAAGGATCTCCTCAATGCAAACATCAAATGGCAATCAGATTGATTCAGCAAAGCGAGGAGTAGTAGTATCCGTAAAG ATAACCGGGGAGAGCCCCAAGGAGAAGACCCGGTTGTATGGACGCCATTTTGATGAGAGCAATGAGCTGATAAGCCAAATCTCAAGGAGATCCATTGATGTACTCAAAGAGTACTATCGA GATGAAATGAATGATGAGAATTGGCAGCTTATCCGCAGGCTGAAGAAACTACTCGATATAGCCTGA
- the LOC127757859 gene encoding ureide permease 2-like isoform X1 produces MFVVEDRGSAVALMVASLLFLGTWPALLTLLERRGRLPQHTYLDYSVTNLLAAAVIAIAFGQLGGTSPGMPSFFTQLTQDNWPSVLFAMAGGIALSIGNLISQYAWAFVGLSVTNIICSSLAVVLGTTMNYFLDGRINRAEILFPGVACFLVAIFLGSAVHSSNAKDEEEKLSMSRGIELSSDVADQVKLLPNQEAMEDGEDGDFDTGTAEFIVQVEKRRSIKVFGSSRWLGLGMVLLAGVCFSLFSPAINLATNDQWRALRDGVPHLTVYTAFFYFSVSCFALGIGLNAWLLYRPVAGVPPSTIGAYAGDWNGRHWALLAGLLCGFGNGFQFMGGQAAGYAAADAVQALPLVSTFWGVILFGEYRRSSRKTYLLLGCMLTMFVVAVALLMASAAHRKTG; encoded by the exons ATGTTCGTCGTCGAGGACCGGGGCAGCGCCGTCGCCTTGATGGtggcctccctcctcttcctggGCACCTGGCCTGCTCTCCTGACTCTCCTGGAGCGTAGAGGCCGGCTGCCTCAGCACACATACCTGGACTACTCTGTCACAAAtctccttgctgctgctgtgatTGCCATCGCATTTGGGCAGCTTGGAGGGACCAGCCCTGGCATGCCAAGCTTCTTCACTCAGCTCACTCAG GATAACTGGCCTTCAGTCCTATTTGCGATGGCTGGTGGCATTGCTCTCAGCATCGGAAATTTGATCTCGCAGTATGCGTGGGCATTTGTCGGTCTGTCTGTGACAAACATCATCTGCTCAAGTCTGGCTGTAGTTCTAG GAACAACCATGAACTACTTCCTCGATGGCCGAATAAATAGGGCAGAAATTCTTTTCCCGGGTGTAGCATGCTTCCTCGTCGCTATCTTCCTCGGCTCTGCTGTCCACTCTTCCAATGCcaaggatgaggaggagaagctaAGCAT GAGTAGAGGCATAGAGCTCAGCAGTGATGTTGCTGACCAAG TGAAGTTGCTGCCAAATCAAGAAGCAATGGAGGACGGCGAAGACGGCGATTTCGATACCGGCACCGCAGAGTTCATCGTTCAGGTTGAGAAGAGGCGATCCATCAAG GTGTTTGGCTCCAGCAGGTGGCTAGGCCTGGGAATGGTGCTCCTCGCCGGAGTCTGCTTCTCCCTCTTCTCGCCGGCGATCAACCTGGCCACCAACGACCAGTGGCGCGCCCTGAGAGACGGCGTCCCCCACCTGACGGTCTACACCGCCTTCTTCTACTTCTCCGTCTCGTGTTTCGCCCTCGGCATCGGCCTCAACGCCTGGCTCCTCTACCGCCCGGTGGCTGGCGTGCCGCCGTCGACCATCGGAGCTTATGCCGGAGACTGGAACGGCAGGCACTGGGCGCTCCTGGCAGGGCTGCTCTGTGGGTTCGGCAATGGGTTCCAGTTCATGGGTGGGCAGGCTGCTGGATATGCAGCTGCTGATGCTGTCCAG GCACTGCCTCTTGTCAGTACATTCTGGGGAGTCATCCTCTTTGGCGAGTACCGGAGATCATCGAGGAAGACTTACCTGTTGCTCGGTTGCATGCTGACGAtgttcgtcgtcgccgtggcaCTTCTCATGGCTTCAGCAGCACATAGGAAGACAGGCTAG
- the LOC127757859 gene encoding ureide permease 2-like isoform X2 — protein MQDNWPSVLFAMAGGIALSIGNLISQYAWAFVGLSVTNIICSSLAVVLGTTMNYFLDGRINRAEILFPGVACFLVAIFLGSAVHSSNAKDEEEKLSMSRGIELSSDVADQVKLLPNQEAMEDGEDGDFDTGTAEFIVQVEKRRSIKVFGSSRWLGLGMVLLAGVCFSLFSPAINLATNDQWRALRDGVPHLTVYTAFFYFSVSCFALGIGLNAWLLYRPVAGVPPSTIGAYAGDWNGRHWALLAGLLCGFGNGFQFMGGQAAGYAAADAVQALPLVSTFWGVILFGEYRRSSRKTYLLLGCMLTMFVVAVALLMASAAHRKTG, from the exons ATGCAGGATAACTGGCCTTCAGTCCTATTTGCGATGGCTGGTGGCATTGCTCTCAGCATCGGAAATTTGATCTCGCAGTATGCGTGGGCATTTGTCGGTCTGTCTGTGACAAACATCATCTGCTCAAGTCTGGCTGTAGTTCTAG GAACAACCATGAACTACTTCCTCGATGGCCGAATAAATAGGGCAGAAATTCTTTTCCCGGGTGTAGCATGCTTCCTCGTCGCTATCTTCCTCGGCTCTGCTGTCCACTCTTCCAATGCcaaggatgaggaggagaagctaAGCAT GAGTAGAGGCATAGAGCTCAGCAGTGATGTTGCTGACCAAG TGAAGTTGCTGCCAAATCAAGAAGCAATGGAGGACGGCGAAGACGGCGATTTCGATACCGGCACCGCAGAGTTCATCGTTCAGGTTGAGAAGAGGCGATCCATCAAG GTGTTTGGCTCCAGCAGGTGGCTAGGCCTGGGAATGGTGCTCCTCGCCGGAGTCTGCTTCTCCCTCTTCTCGCCGGCGATCAACCTGGCCACCAACGACCAGTGGCGCGCCCTGAGAGACGGCGTCCCCCACCTGACGGTCTACACCGCCTTCTTCTACTTCTCCGTCTCGTGTTTCGCCCTCGGCATCGGCCTCAACGCCTGGCTCCTCTACCGCCCGGTGGCTGGCGTGCCGCCGTCGACCATCGGAGCTTATGCCGGAGACTGGAACGGCAGGCACTGGGCGCTCCTGGCAGGGCTGCTCTGTGGGTTCGGCAATGGGTTCCAGTTCATGGGTGGGCAGGCTGCTGGATATGCAGCTGCTGATGCTGTCCAG GCACTGCCTCTTGTCAGTACATTCTGGGGAGTCATCCTCTTTGGCGAGTACCGGAGATCATCGAGGAAGACTTACCTGTTGCTCGGTTGCATGCTGACGAtgttcgtcgtcgccgtggcaCTTCTCATGGCTTCAGCAGCACATAGGAAGACAGGCTAG
- the LOC127757706 gene encoding receptor kinase-like protein Xa21 encodes MKPTAEMLYFFIISALLSGAHRDRATYSIAYAEEIDHMSLLDFKKSISVDPHGALASWNGSSHFCEWRGVSCHNTKHPRRATVLDVSDLGLVGIISPSLGNMTFLTVLNLSYNSFAGEIPPLGHLRRLEILTFESNSLQGRIPTELANCTSLRELHLRMNHFVGEIPTEVASLSKLGSLDLSRNNLSGVIPPSLGNISSLSELITTENQLQGRIPSELGRLSRLTVLAIGSNNISQGIPQSIFNLSSLKAMSLERNQLRMPYLPSDLGTTLHNLQLIFLDYNQFAGPIPPSLSNASQLVNIDLSSNSFTGHVPATLGSLRKLTWLNLEFNHLVADDRRSWMFMDVLTNCSSLQVLALFQNQLAGQLPSSVGNLSSQLQYLLLGNNKISGSVPSSIGNLQGLTSLGLDSNNFDGLITNWVGNFKIMEKLFLSKNSFVGPIPSSIGNLSRLFSLTLASNKFEGPIPATIVQLQHLQFLDFSDNQLNGRIPVGMFNLQAAITFDLSHNSLNGIIPREIGNAKQLSEIDISSNKIAGEIPETLGNCESFETIIMGNNFLDGKIPLSLANLKNLQLLDLSHNSLSGPVPDFLGSLKMLHILDLSYNHLQGEVPRNGVFTNASALILTGNQNLCGGITELHLAPCPVVPSRKRRLPRSLKTVILVVSPMLVLALIVIVVLFCRKKLERKSLMVPSVLGMHLPQVSYMDLAKSTNNFSPSNLIGKGAHGSVYRGFISHLKMDVAVKVFNLEMQGAERSFLVECQTLRSIKHRNLVSVLTACLSIDPRGNEFKAIVYEFMPKGNLDELIHSQRSNEHVAGHIILAQRLNIAIDMANALDYLHHSTKPPVVHCDLKPSNILLDDDMGAHIGDFGLAKLRNDCLSVSAGCSTSSVGFRGTIGYAAPEYATGGHISTAGDVYSFGVLLLEMLTGKRPTNAIFMEGLSIISFVQMNYPNKITSIIDECLQEDLDNLNKETQSDCNWRVHGCIQSMLEIGLACTHQLPKERPNMQEVARKLLATRVAYEKSSGF; translated from the exons ATGAAGCCAACTGCTGAAATGCTGTACTTCTTCATCATATCTGCTTTGCTTTCTGGAGCTCACAGAGACAGAGCCACCTACTCCATTGCATATGCAGAGGAGATAGATCACATGTCCTTACTGGATTTCAAGAAGAGTATCTCCGTGGATCCTCATGGAGCCCTAGCCTCTTGGAATGGCAGCAGTCACTTCTGTGAGTGGAGAGGGGTTTCCTGTCACAACACCAAACATCCTCGCCGCGCCACCGTCCTGGACGTCTCTGACCTAGGTTTGGTCGGCATCATCTCACCCTCCCTCGGGAACATGACATTCCTTACGGTTCTCAACTTGTCGTACAATAGCTTTGCCGGCGAAATACCTCCCCTCGGCCATTTGCGCCGTCTCGAGATCCTCACCTTTGAGAGTAACTCACTGCAAGGAAGAATTCCCACTGAGCTCGCCAACTGCACAAGCCTGAGGGAACTACACTTGCGCATGAACCATTTTGTGGGAGAAATCCCAACCGAGGTTGCATCCTTGTCGAAGCTCGGCAGTTTAGATCTGTCACGGAATAACCTTTCTGGAGTGATCCCACCCTCACTAGGAAATATATCAAGTTTGAGCGAGCTTATAACCACGGAAAATCAGCTCCAAGGAAGAATACCGAGTGAATTGGGTCGACTGTCACGCTTGACTGTGCTAGCCATAGGTTCAAACAACATCTCACAAGGAATTCCCCAAAGCATCTTCAATCTCTCCTCTCTAAAAGCGATGTCCCTAGAAAGGAATCAGTTGAGGATGCCATACTTGCCATCTGATCTTGGCACCACTCTCCACAACTTGCAACTAATATTCTTGGATTACAACCAGTTCGCGGGGCCGATTCCTCCTTCGCTTTCCAATGCTTCCCAGCTTGTGAATATCGATTTATCCAGCAATTCtttcaccggtcatgtgccggcAACTCTAGGAAGCCTAAGAAAACTCACGTGGTTGAATCTTGAATTTAATCACCTGGTAGCAGATGACAGACGAAGCTGGATGTTTATGGATGTGTTGACAAACTGCAGCTCTCTCCAAGTGCTTGCACTATTCCAAAACCAGCTAGCAGGGCAGCTACCAAGTTCTGTCGGCAACCTATCTTCCCAGCTACAGTACCTCCTGTTGGGTAACAACAAAATCTCTGGTTCTGTTCCTTCTAGCATTGGGAACCTTCAAGGCCTTACAAGTCTGGGACTAGATTCCAATAATTTTGATGGCTTGATAACCAACTGGGTAGGGAACTTCAAAATCATGGAAAAACTATTCCTTAGCAAAAATAGTTTTGTCGGGCCAATTCCATCATCGATCGGCAACCTCTCTCGACTTTTTAGTTTGACCCTCGCATCAAATAAATTTGAAGGGCCCATACCAGCAACTATTGTACAACTTCAACATTTACAGTTCTTGGACTTTAGTGACAATCAACTCAATGGCAGAATACCAGTAGGCATGTTCAACCTTCAGGCAGCAATTACTTTCGACTTGTCGCACAATAGCTTAAATGGAATAATACCTCGAGAAATCGGAAACGCTAAGCAACTCTCTGAGATAGACATCTCATCAAACAAGATAGCTGGAGAAATACCAGAGACTCTGGGCAACTgtgaatcttttgagactattATAATGGGAAATAACTTCCTTGATGGAAAAATTCCTTTATCCCTTGCAAACCTGAAGAATTTACAGTTACTGGATCTTTCTCATAACAGCTTGTCTGGACCTGTACCAGATTTTCTTGGTAGCCTCAAAATGCTTCACATCTTAGATCTGTCTTACAACCATTTACAAGGTGAAGTGCCAAGAAATGGGGTTTTCACAAATGCCAGTGCTCTCATATTGACTGGAAACCAGAACCTTTGTGGAGGGATTACAGAGCTCCATTTGGCCCCATGTCCTGTTGTACCTTCCAGGAAGAGGAGACTACCTCGCTCCCTCAAAACAGTAATCCTTGTAGTTTCCCCAATGCTAGTTTTGGCACTGATCGTCATCGTGGTCCTTTTCTGCAGGAAGAAACTGGAACGAAAATCTTTGATGGTGCCTTCAGTTCTTGGTATGCATCTGCCACAAGTTTCATACATGGATCTTGCTAAATCCACCAATAACTTCTCCCCATCTAACTTGATTGGAAAAGGAGCACATGGCTCTGTGTACAGAGGTTTCATCAGTCACCTAAAAATGGATGTGGCCGTGAAGGTCTTCAACCTTGAAATGCAAGGAGCAGAACGTTCTTTTCTTGTCGAGTGTCAAACTTTGAGAAGCATAAAACATCGGAATCTTGTCAGTGTACTTACTGCTTGCTTGAGCATAGACCCCAGAGGAAATGAATTCAAAGCAATTGTTTATGAGTTCATGCCTAAGGGAAATTTAGATGAGCTCATACACTCACAGAGAAGCAATGAGCATGTGGCAGGCCACATTATCCTGGCACAGAGGCTAAACATAGCTATTGACATGGCAAATGCGTTGGACTATCTGCATCACAGCACAAAACCACCGGTTGTTCATTGTGATTTGAAGCCTAGCAACATCCTTCTGGATGATGATATGGGAGCTCACATTGGCGACTTTGGTCTAGCGAAACTCCGAAATGATTGTCTCTCGGTATCTGCAGGGTGCTCAACTAGCTCAGTTGGCTTCAGAGGAACAATTGGCTATGCTGCTCCAG AATACGCAACCGGTGGCCACATATCTACTGCAGGTGATGTGTATAGCTTCGGTGTTCTGCTTCTAGAGATGCTCACCGGGAAGAGGCCCACTAATGCCATTTTCATGGAAGGGCTTAGCATTATCAGTTTTGTGCAGATGAACTACCCGAATAAAATAACAAGTATCATTGATGAGTGTCTGCAAGAAGATTTGGACAACTTAAACAAGGAAACCCAAAGTGACTGCAACTGGAGAGTTCACGGCTGTATTCAATCAATGCTAGAGATTGGCCTTGCTTGCACACATCAATTACCAAAGGAACGGCCTAACATGCAAGAGGTTGCCAGAAAGTTGCTTGCAACAAGGGTGGCATATGAGAAAAGCAGCGGGTTCTGA